ACACGTGGCAGAACAAACCGCTCCTGGCCATAACAAATGAAAACCTGCATAAGGAGGGAACGTGAGGTTTCTGGCTAACGTAGCTGGATTATGGATTTCTGGCCAAAATTTCACCTATCTTCACAAACAAGCTGCAGAACTACCACATTTACTTTATTAGTTTTTAACATCTTTCACCTAAAGACAGTGCTTGCATAAGCATAGCTTTATTACCATGATAGCATTGATGAGCATTTTGCCACAGAATGGGATTCTGCACTAAGCCATTctgcaggtgtggggcagcctGTGGGTGCTTCCTGTTGTGAAACACACTGCTGTTTCAGAAGCACCTGTACTCCAGATTCTGAGCTCCCAGAGAAGAAATTAGAAGAAGGCATTCGAGGATGCACAGCGCTGACGTGATCAAGGCCATTTCCTGTCAGTGTCAGGACAGACTCAgatcccagctgctgcctgcagggagacCAGGTGGCCAGGTTTAAGGCTTGACCACTCAGGTGAGGTTTTGGGAGGGGCAGAGCCTAAGGAGGAGCTCTATATGATTCAGCAAAGAGAACACGCAAGTGACAATTGCTTACCTCATGGGGGTAAAGGTGTAAGGCAGTCATGTGATGGGAGTCATGAGAATATTTAGAGTAGACATGAACAGGAGCTcctttcactttaaaaaacacCCCACTTCTTTGGAAGACTGATATGTCAGTGCTTTTCAGAGCTACATACCCCACAGAGAGGAAACGACCCAGAGGAAGGTTGcacacaaatgcattttatttctctctacAAACACAGAGACGCATACACAGTATGCACGTAAGCCATAGGGCTGTCCCAGTAATGGGAGAAACACTATCCACCATGAATTACACCACTTAATGCAGACAAAAAGTCATTATTATAATGAAGATGCTAAAAAAAGCATAACTTACACCCCAAATATATAACATTGACCAATCGAGCGTTTTATCTACTCTTTTCTTTAACATAAAGCAGTAacatattctttttctaaattgaaaaaagcagcaaaatagtAGAAATATTCCACATAGTTTCCTAGTTTCAGTTCATCCATCACACTTCATGTACTAGGActatcaaagaagaaaaatccaggACAAAGCAAAAACCGCCCTTGACGCAGTACAAGTTATGAGCAAATGGGAGGAAACGGAATTGAATTAAGTGTGCACGAACCGAAGTTGCACATTTATCCTCCAGAATGACTGAGCAAACAAGAGTTACTAGTCAAACCAGAGCAAAGCCAATGGCTCTTACACGCAATATCAGCGAAATTCTCCTACTGCAATTCTTGCCCATCACAAATGTAACTTCTACAAAAATACCTTCCTTCATTTGGAAGACATTCGCCCCTAGACTGGGCAACACACTGTGCACCGCATCACCAGTACCTACACAGCTTCAATACTGCACAGCAGAATGCCTGAGCTTTTGCCAAAGGATCCCATAAAAGTCAAAAGCACGCCATTCTTATcacacataaataaaatatatgggGAAATAATGCACCCTACAGAAGAGAGGATCAGAGCTGGACTATCAGACGCAGTCAGATTCTTCCTCTGGACTCTAAAAGGCAAAGGTTCACTAAGTGAGAGCTTCCCTGACTACCAGGGCCTCCAGAGAGTACCGGCGTCTTTTGGCGATGCTTGCTTCAGGGTGCTGGGCTTGCTGGGGGAAAAGGAGACCTCCGGAGCAGCTGACTGGCTCTTCTGGAAGTGACTTAGGAGCTTGGTCTGTGTTTCAGTTCGGACTTTatgaagagagaggaaattGAAAGCTTCTTGCAAACACCGAGAATAGCCCTCTCTGAAGTCAAACTGAGAGCTTCTATGGAAGGACCCTGAAGctagagaagggaagaaagagggaggggaaataaaaagtaGTTTAGAGCAATTGTTCATGGCTAGCGATTCACAAAACTGTCACAAATTTATAGTAAACTAGAGGCTGAAGTAAACTTGGTACTCACTCTTCATTtgcagctggctctgctgcttcagGTAGCTGACAGTCATCTCCAGGATGTCGGCTTTCTCCAGCTTGGAGTTGGGCTGGTGTCTCTGGAactccttctccagcagcaccttcAGCTGCTCGATGCTGCTGTTAATCCTATCGCGACGCATTTTCTCCACCACCGGCTTCCTGAGCTGTAAAAAGTAAAGGGAAAGACACTCACTATTAGATCTCCTCTCTGCCATTTCACACTGTTCCTAAACAACGTGGAccagtttctcagcttttgGAAACTGTTATTAGAACAGCTGAGAGCATGGCTCCAAGCTGCCTTGCTGTGTCTGgacttactttgtttttctcctttggtgTCAGCAGGTTGTCGGGCTCCATGAAAACAGCGCTGGGAGCCATCTGTCCCGAGAAGGGAAGGAATGTCTCGGAGTGGAAGTCCAGGAGAAATGTGTTGCTGGAAGCTGCCTCTGCCCTGTATTTATACTGTGCAGCCTTCCTGAGAGTCTGTGGGTCTGCAGCTCGGTGGAG
The sequence above is a segment of the Numida meleagris isolate 19003 breed g44 Domestic line chromosome 20, NumMel1.0, whole genome shotgun sequence genome. Coding sequences within it:
- the LOC110408643 gene encoding transcription factor HES-5-like; this encodes MAPSAVFMEPDNLLTPKEKNKLRKPVVEKMRRDRINSSIEQLKVLLEKEFQRHQPNSKLEKADILEMTVSYLKQQSQLQMKTSGSFHRSSQFDFREGYSRCLQEAFNFLSLHKVRTETQTKLLSHFQKSQSAAPEVSFSPSKPSTLKQASPKDAGTLWRPW